From a region of the Pochonia chlamydosporia 170 chromosome Unknown PCv3seq00015, whole genome shotgun sequence genome:
- a CDS encoding endonuclease/reverse transcriptase (similar to Talaromyces stipitatus ATCC 10500 XP_002488406.1) yields MATATSSPPCEPDWFDLGIYTPKNLARGARAALLRDSSPVEVTDIGFSPVRGRTAQTPSSPLTRICNAAIAEGQQHDDFPALPTPVIHEQQQLPIDITEAANQLADEQVAAYKAKLRVFRAFCSHFNEAAKEFPSGPERDFAQHFSSSFLGFWKRTLSNTQSASTPTYSKVAAHANSPRTLTTTTHNAQAFHAHSQSAPTHRQGQPAVPAPPREDLRVFVRLNADAPARNHIGYAIRAHVASKTGIELNRIPQVLQVNTGWAIRAIDKLTRDLLVERQAEWAEDLGATAVETSQKWYTYAVDNCPRRLTDLYGNELNYDAAVHDEINHQTGLTPVSVRVPHRDNEQLPYKTLIISFLEPTKRSWTLFGTSRLARLIKRTNPPKQCENCWDYHTRHACNRQTRCKRCGKTNHDSESCTAAEQCANCLGPHTADLATCPARPKRAHGLFHRLPREQRALIRQMGSQLFEQHQAKQPRPSQAITNNHPAPEVVAEQQRAPMAVMEPPRDHVNPQDLTAPGKHQPMLSMSRRPRTYNNEKKTLKVFQANVGKIPAAHDCALALADSEKHDIVLLQEPWTEAKNSRCLTKTHPAYETYSPVDSWDGNDTRPRVMTYIRKNSRILADQARPALSRDILWVTVNGMTIVNFYRQPCHDTALNVLLGWSPPERCVVAGDFNAKHYSWQTGRLEDRGEDIAAWAAQNGLSLLNTADVPTNPHGNTIDLAFSNIALAAAVVEDHLATSSDHFTLCLTLPDITLTLPQVPGKVRVTTEDELRRFRELVLTGIWRIPQGNATALELDNLAAALVDLLQSAATAAGRPVRKGTRSAPWWTEDCAGAAAEYRAIRRIFPLGFNRDIQLARKEFQRVVRRAKRQYWRNLIDGFSDSASVFKAVRWLKAPGAFQPPPLQVGDIVYETQIDKANALRRCTLERRTAADDIPDPWIPVSPSRAIPFGQEITLQEVEDATIKTGNTSPGADNITVKLLQAVWDIIGDHVRRLYEGCLAAGHHPKAFREAEVVMIPKSGRRNLSKPRAWRPISLLSCLGKGLERLIARRLAWASINYGVLHPQQAGALPKRSAVDLVAAVVHDIEETLARGQVATLVTADIQGAFDSALCNRLVLRLRQQGWPDNLARWAGSFMSGRSARVRYQDITTLTTPLQCGLPQGSPVSPILFLLYTEPVYRLGEPERRFDYADDTAILCTGDTVGETARKASAYIQELVDWGAANGVSFDPDKTEVMHFSLKTREARPPIRHGDAVKHPEKAMRWLGIWLDSKLTFKTHVEKWTATAQAVACHLRSLGNTRRGPLPSAVQRAVRACVEPVLLFGTEAWYPGTRSPRWRQPSKEGPSRIQQLVKKMSKAIKQAIRAILPTWKTTPITILHRESGIPPILQLLEAKRIRFSARIKSLDNAHPLTTRTTEVTPPPIVRSVKLRYHLPPKTFPTRLRRTDKLLANCQRPALLPRRYKSETQQPLQTAPKADSAEDFHKWLQSIPPSTVVVYSDGSLSEKGAAGCGYTVHQRDHSICQGAGRLGPAEVFDAEAKGALEGLKAALRLPQSTSQKIVVCLDNIAAARCLRGHPSDSSQRVFLTFQALAKTHRQTDVRWIPGHTKIAGNEQADALAKAGCSRPEPVDAVPTLAFLRRTAKQRSKDVVQAWWDTSAPDKYKILGLQFPRGCPKELSLPRTTLHHLLAARTHHGDFAGYHERFKHEDAQLTCTCGRRKAPKHLFYCRKIQPRHRMRLAPSPTAVINRAIGKDFDKFVKLAKASSFFEKICLHH; encoded by the exons atggcgactGCCACCTCCAGCCCGCCCTGTGAGCCGGATTGGTTCGATCTCGGCATCTACACACCTAAGAATTTAGCTCGGGGCGCCCGCGCAGCCCTCCTTCGAGACAGTTCACCCGTAGAGGTCACCGACATTGGCTTCTCACCCGTACGGGGCAGGACCGCCCAaacgccatcttcaccactcACCCGCATTTGCAATGCTGCTATTGCGGAAGGACAGCAGCACGACGATTTCCCTGCGCTCCCTACACCGGTCATACACGAACAGCAGCAGCTACCCATCGACATCACGGAAGCAGCCAACCAGCTCGCGGACGAGCAAGTCGCCGCCTACAAAGCCAAACTACGAGTCTTCCGGGCTTTCTGCTCACACTTCAATGAGGCAGCCAAAGAATTTCCCTCCGGCCCGGAACGCGACTTCGCCCAGCACTtctccagcagcttcctTGGATTCTGGAAGCGAACGCTTAGCAATACTCAATCCGCCTCTACGCCGACCTACAGCAAAGTTGCTGCCCATGCCAATTCTCCTCGCACTCTCACAACCACGACACACAACGCGCAGGCTTTTCATGCGCACAGCCAATCCGCTCCTACCCATCGCCAAGGGCAACCTGCGGTTCCTGCCCCACCCCGGGAGGACCTTCGGGTATTCGTCCGTCTCAACGCCGACGCCCCGGCCAGAAACCATATCGGCTACGCCATTCGTGCTCATGTCGCCAGCAAGACCGGCATTGAACTCAATCGAATCCCGCAAGTGCTTCAAGTGAACACTGGGTGGGCCATACGTGCTATAGACAAGCTTACACGCGATCTTCTCGTAGAGCGCCAAGCAGAATGGGCCGAAGACCTTGGCGCAACAGCCGTAGAGACCAGCCAGAAATGGTACACATATGCTGTAGACAACTGCCCTCGTAGGCTCACTGACCTGTATGGAAACGAACTGAACTACGATGCGGCTGTCCATGACGAgatcaaccaccagacggGACTCACGCCGGTCAGCGTACGAGTCCCCCATCGTGATAATGAACAACTTCCATACAAAACGCTTATCATTTCCTTCCTTGAGCCAACAAAAAGGTCTTGGACTCTGTTCGGCACCAGCCGACTAGCCAGGCTGATCAAAAGAACCAACCCTCCCAAGCAGTGTGAAAACTGCTGGGATTACCATACACGACATGCATGCAACCGACAAACACGATGCAAACGCTGCGGAAAGACCAACCACGACAGCGAAAGCTGTACTGCCGCCGAGCAGTGCGCCAACTGCCTCGGGCCGCACACTGCGGACCTCGCAACATGCCCGGCGCGGCCAAAGAGAGCCCATGGTCTGTTCCATCGTCTCCCCAGAGAACAGCGTGCATTGATCAGACAAATGGGCTCCCAACTCTTCGAACAACACCAGGCCAAACAACCACGGCCCTCTCAGGCGATAACTAACAACCATCCGGCACCAGAGGTCGTGGCTGAACAACAGCGTGCTCCAATGGCGGTCATGGAGCCGCCTCGGGATCATGTGAATCCTCAGGACCTGA CGGCGCCgggcaaacaccaacccatgCTCTCCATGAGTAGACGGCCAAGAACATACAACAAtgagaagaagacgttgaaagtCTTCCAAGCGAACGTGGGCAAGATCCCGGCCGCCCACGACTGCGCTCTAGCACTGGCCGACTCAGAAAAGCACGACattgttcttcttcaagaaCCTTGGACCGAGGCAAAGAACTCCCGATGCCTCACAAAGACGCATCCAGCGTACGAGACGTACTCCCCCGTGGACAGCTGGGACGGCAACGATACGCGGCCCAGGGTCATGACGTACATTCGCAAGAACTCGCGTATCTTAGCAGATCAGGCGCGACCAGCACTTAGTCGCGACATACTGTGGGTAACAGTCAACGGAATGACCATCGTGAACTTCTACCGCCAACCCTGTCACGATACCGCACTAAATGTTCTGCTGGGGTGGTCACCACCGGAGAGGTGCGTGGTAGCAGGTGACTTCAACGCCAAACACTACTCCTGGCAGACGGGAAGATTAGAAGATCGGGGGGAAGATATTGCCGCCTGGGCGGCCCAAAACGGTCTCAGCCTGTTGAATACTGCAGATGTGCCCACAAACCCTCACGGCAACACAATCGATCTAGCCTTCTCCAACATTGCTCTGGCAGCCGCCGTCGTGGAAGATCACCTTGCCACTAGCTCTGACCATTTCACCCTCTGCCTCACGCTGCCGGATATTACCCTCACCCTCCCACAAGTGCCAGGCAAGGTCCGGGTCACCACCGAAGACGAACTGCGGCGCTTTAGGGAACTCGTTCTGACAGGAATATGGCGAATACCACAAGGCAATGCAACAGCCCTGGAGCTAGACAATCTGGCCGCGGCATTGGTTGACCTTCTTCAGTCGGCAGCCACTGCCGCCGGACGCCCGGTAAGGAAAGGGACCCGGAGTGCGCCATGGTGGACTGAAGATTGTGCCGGCGCAGCCGCAGAATACCGCGCTATCAGAAGGATTTTCCCACTGGGCTTCAATCGGGACATTCAACTTGCGAGAAAAGAGTTCCAACGTGTAGTTCGCCGCGCCAAGCGTCAGTACTGGCGCAACCTCATCGACGGATTTTCAGACAGCGCATCAGTCTTCAAAGCAGTCCGATGGCTCAAGGCCCCGGGAGCcttccaaccaccaccgcTCCAGGTTGGTGACATTGTGTACGAAACTCAAATCGACAAAGCAAACGCTCTGAGACGCTGCACGCTGGAGCGCCGCACAGCAGCAGATGACATTCCAGATCCATGGATTCCAGTCAGTCCATCTCGTGCGATACcctttggccaagaaatcACACTCCAGGAAGTGGAGGATGCTACTATCAAGACGGGTAACACGTCACCCGGAGCTGACAACATCACGGTCAAGCTGCTACAAGCAGTATGGGACATCATAGGAGACCACGTCCGACGCCTCTACGAGGGTTGCCTGGCGGCAGGCCACCACCCGAAAGCCTttcgagaagcagaagtaGTCATGATCCCTAAATCGGGGAGAAGAAACCTTTCAAAGCCCAGGGCGTGGCGCCCCATCTCACTCCTCTCCTGTCTTGGCAAGGGTCTCGAGCGTCTTATCGCTCGCCGTCTAGCATGGGCTTCGATAAACTACGGAGTCCTCCACCCGCAGCAGGCTGGGGCTCTCCCAAAAAGATCGGCTGTTGACTTGGTCGCAGCAGTGGTTCACGACATCGAAGAGACACTCGCACGTGGACAGGTGGCCACACTGGTCACTGCCGACATTCAAGGAGCGTTCGACTCGGCTCTCTGCAACCGCCTTGTTTTGCGACTCCGTCAACAGGGCTGGCCCGACAATCTTGCACGATGGGCAGGCTCGTTCATGAGCGGCCGTTCCGCCAGGGTCAGATATCAGGACATCACCACACTGACGACGCCACTGCAGTGTGGCCTTCCACAAGGGTCGCCCGTATCCCCGatcttgtttctgttgtaCACGGAGCCGGTCTATCGCTTGGGCGAACCCGAGCGACGGTTCGACTACGCGGACGATACAGCAATTCTCTGCACAGGGGACACTGTGGGAGAGACAGCCAGGAAAGCGTCGGCATATATTCAAGAGCTCGTGGATTGGGGCGCCGCCAACGGCGTTTCATTTGACCCGGACAAAACAGAAGTTATGCATTTTTCATTGAAGACACGGGAAGCCAGGCCGCCCATCCGACATGGCGACGCGGTAAAGCACCCGGAAAAGGCCATGCGCTGGTTGGGAATCTGGCTTGACAGCAAACTAACATTCAAGACTCATGTTGAGAAGTGGACAGCCACGGCTCAGGCGGTGGCTTGCCACTTGCGGAGCCTAGGCAATACACGACGTGGTCCTTTGCCGAGCGCTGTACAAAGGGCTGTTAGAGCCTGTGTCGAACCGGTCCTGCTATTTGGAACGGAAGCCTGGTACCCGGGAACACGGAGCCCGCGCTGGAGGCAGCCATCGAAAGAAGGACCGTCCAGAATCCAACAGCTCGTGAAGAAAATGAGCAAAGCGATCAAACAAGCCATTCGCGCCATCCTCCCAACCTGGAAGACGACGCCAATCACAATACTGCACCGGGAAAGCGGTATACCGCCGATTCTTCAACTCCTCGAGGCAAAACGAATACGTTTCTCTGCGCGTATCAAGTCCTTGGATAATGCACATCCTCTCACCACACGAACTACAGAGGTGACACCACCGCCCATCGTCAGAAGTGTTAAATTGAGATACCACCTCCCGCCCAAAACGTTTCCAACTCGACTCAGAAGAACTGACAAGCTCCTCGCAAATTGCCAGCGACCTGCGCTTTTGCCACGCAGATACAAATCCGAAACACAGCAGCCGCTGCAAACTGCACCGAAAGCAGATTCCGCCGAAGACTTTCACAAATGGCTCCAATCCATCCCCCCATCTACTGTGGTTGTATACTCAGACGGCTCGCTGTCCGAGAAGGGTGCTGCCGGATGCGGCTACACTGTTCACCAACGCGATCACTCCATTTGTCAAGGTGCAGGACGCCTCGGCCCTGCTGAGGTATTCGACGCTGAGGCGAAAGGAGCACTTGAAGGCCTGAAGGCCGCACTGAGATTACCACAATCTACCTCTCAGAAGATAGTTGTTTGCCTAGATAACATTGCAGCAGCCAGATGCCTCCGGGGCCACCCATCAGATTCTTCACAACGAGTCTTCCTCACTTTCCAAGCCTTGGCGAAGACTCACAGACAAACCGACGTCCGCTGGATCCCCGGACACACCAAAATTGCAGGAAACGAGCAGGCTGACGCGCTGGCGAAAGCAGGCTGCTCCCGGCCAGAGCCCGTAGACGCTGTCCCGACACTGGCCTTCTTGCGTAGAACCGCTAAACAGCGGTCCAAAGACGTAGTCCAAGCCTGGTGGGACACCTCTGCCCCTGACAAGTATAAGATTTTGGGGCTTCAATTCCCTCGAGGCTGCCCAAAGGAGCTTTCTCTCCCACGCAcaaccctccaccacctGCTTGCAGCGAGAACCCATCATGGCGACTTTGCCGGCTATCATGAAAGATTCAAGCACGAAGATGCACAATTGACATGTACTTGCGGCCGTCGAAAGGCGCCCAAGCACCTCTTCTACTGCAGGAAGATCCAACCGCGTCATCGGATGAGGCTCGCACCCTCACCGACCGCGGTCATCAACCGAGCAATAGGCAAAGACTTCGACAAATTCGTCAAGCTGGCGAAGGCAAGCTCCTTTTTCGAGAAGATTTGCCTTCACCACTAG